Proteins from a single region of Hydra vulgaris chromosome 12, alternate assembly HydraT2T_AEP:
- the LOC136088730 gene encoding uncharacterized protein LOC136088730 — MVGGSSCHANVKAILFMLMTIKLMAYYNMEGKHKKAFKKTNIRVITDSMTKDTIHKVHHSIGNILKRAPDKKDGGSRGGGKAVEEKDFFHNKSLRSHMSCFIYFYLCQSFYISQKKEKVKSQERFFTQNVIHYKYNR; from the exons ATGGTTGGTGGCAGTTCATGTCATGCTAATGTCAAAGCTATCCTATTTAT gcTTATGACCATCAAGTTAATGGCTTATTACAACATGGAGGGTAAACACAAGAAAGCCTTCAAGAAAACAAACATAAGAGTAATTACAG attctATGACGAAGGATACTATACATAAAGTGCACCATTCTATTGGCAATATTCTGAAACGTGCTCCTGACAAAAAAGATGGTGGCAGTCGTGGTGGTGGTAAAGCTGTTGAagagaaagatttttttcataataaatctTTACGATCCCACAtgagttgttttatttatttttatttgtgtcaGTCATTTTACAtaagtcaaaaaaaagaaaaagtaaaaagtcaaGAAAGGTTCTTCACCCAAAATGTAATACATTACAAATATAACagataa